In Cercospora beticola chromosome 3, complete sequence, the following proteins share a genomic window:
- a CDS encoding uncharacterized protein (BUSCO:EOG09263QUM), whose amino-acid sequence MPGVIVESQPATKARKPTKNEQRRAKKKQQKREVSETPAPAGDAALAGRSETTEPAQPVAPADDDPIQNVPAIEPQDDLPIDDPLYSQFADIFAKFKEENKEDPALKEPEKPEVFYDDDDNIQDEDEEEETKQRLSKKARKAANKLSIAELKAIVRKPEIVEWTDTSAQDPRLLVNIKSARNVVPVPSHWSLKREYLSSKRGIEKAGFALPKFIAETGISEMRDAVLEKQAEATLKQKARERVSGKTGKLDIDYQKLYEAFFRRQTKPSLTRYGEVYYEGKEFETNLRHLRPGELSEELKEALNMPPASPPPWLINQQKIGPPPSYPALKIAGLNAPPPPGASWGFHPGGYGKPPVDDENRPLFGGDVFGLSELKEDKDKAGGAVEPVDKSLWGELQPPADDEEEEEEEDEDEEEEDENEDESGTRTGLETPFGGTETPGGFTSTVPTDFPRGVDDVTLRKQRFGTETEASSHPRSAGTVLNERSIRAEGFFGGERAYDLSGKSGPPSNVPVLGQEQRGNKRKAGDVDVSMDVEALVRDGKMTKEDLQKMYEAQRAEQSGWQGGAAGEDLSGLVAEESAKRQKREKERAQRGRGR is encoded by the exons ATGCCCGGCGTGATAGTCGAAAGCCAACCTGCAACCAAGGCGCGCAAGCCAACCAAAAATGAGCAGCGAcgagcgaagaagaaacaGCAGAAGCGCGAG GTTTCGGAAACCCCAGCGCCCGCAGGAGATGCAGCGCTTGCTGGCCGCTCAGAGACCACCGAGCCCGCACAGCCGGTAGCCCCCGCTGACGATGACCCGATACAAAACGTGCCAGCGATTGAGCCGCAGGATGATCTCCCAATCGACGACCCGCTGTACTCGCAGTTCGCCGACATCTTTGCAAAGTTCAAAGAGGAGAACAAGGAGGATCCGGCGCTGAAAGAGCCAGAGAAGCCAGAAGTATTctatgatgacgatgacaatATCcaagatgaggacgaggaagaggagacgaAGCAGCGATTATCAAAGAAAGCGCGGAAAGCTGCTAACAAGCTGAGTATTGCTGAGCTGAAAGCGATTGTGCGGAAGCCGGAAATCGTGGAGTGGACCGACACATCAGCACAAGATCCGCGATTACTCGTCAACATCAAGAGTGCCCGGAACGTCGTACCTGTCCCATCACACTGGAGTTTGAAGAGGGAGTACCTGAGCAGCAAGCGAGGTATCGAAAAGGCGGGTTTTGCGCTGCCAAAATTCATTGCGGAGACCGGCATCTCGGAAATGCGCGACGCTGTCCTTGAGAAGCAGGCAGAGGCAACGCTAAAGCAAAAGGCGAGAGAGCGCGTGTCTGGTAAAACGGGCAAGCTCGATATTGATTACCAGAAACTCTACGAAGCGTTCTTCCGAAGACAGACGAAGCCGTCACTCACGCGATACGGCGAGGTGTACTATGAGGGGAAAGAGTTTGAAACAAACTTGAGGCACCTGCGACCTGGAGAGCTCAGCGAAGAGCTCAAGGAAGCACTGAACATGCCGCCTGCCTCACCGCCGCCGTGGCTCATAAATCAGCAGAAGATCGGACCACCGCCCTCATATCCTGCGCTGAAGATTGCGGGACTCAAtgcgccaccacctccaggAGCGTCATGGGGCTTTCATCCAGGAGGTTACGGAAAGCCGCCGGTCGATGACGAGAACCGGCCCTTGTTCGGAGGCGATGTGTTTGGGCTTTCAGAACTGAAGGAGGACAAAGACAAGGCTGGCGGAGCCGTGGAGCCAGTGGACAAGTCGTTGTGGGGTGAGCTGCAGCCGCCagctgacgatgaagaggaagaagaagaagaggacgaagacgaggaggaggaagatgagaacGAGGACGAGTCTGGTACGCGCACGGGTCTTGAAACACCCTTTGGTGGAACGGAAACTCCGGGCGGCTTTACGAGCACAGTGCCTACCGACTTCCCACGTGGCGTCGACGATGTGACATTACGCAAGCAGCGATTCGGTACAGAAACAGAGGCATCGAGCCATCCGCGGTCGGCTGGAACTGTATTGAACGAGCGATCCATTCGCGCGGAAGGATTCTTTGGCGGAGAACGTGCGTATGATCTTTCCGGTAAGTCAGGTCCTCCATCCAATGTACCTGTGCTTGGACAGGAGCAACGCGGCAACAAGAGAAAGGCTGGCGACGTAGATGTGTCAATGGACGTGGAAGCACTGGTCAGAGATGGCAAAATGACCAAGGAGGATTTGCAGAAGATGTACGAGGCTCAGAGGGCGGAACAGAGTGGATGGCAGGGTGGAGCCGCAGGGGAGGATCTGAGCGGGCTTgtggcggaggagagtgCGAAGAGACAGAAGCGGGAGAAGGAGCGAGCACAGAGAGGCAGAGGACGGTAA